The segment TGGTGCGGCGCAGCACCAGCCCGGTGTCCGTCCCCGACGTGAAGGGCTCCACGGCCCAGACGCGCTTGTCGAAGCCCTGCTCGCCGCCGTGCAGGCTGTTGGGCCCGCCGTCGGTCGCCGACACCTCGTAGGAGACGCCGTCCAGGGTGAAGGCCGCGCCCGCGATGCGGTTGCCGTAGCGCCCGATGAGGGCGCCGTAGAACGGGCTGCGGTCCACGTAGTCCGCGAGGTCGTCGAACCCGAGCGAGACATTGGCCGTGCGGCCGTCCCGGTCGGGCACCTCCAGGGACTGGACGATGCCGCCGTACGACAGGACCTTCAGCGTGATGCCGCCGTTCGACACCGTCCAGATGTCGACCTTGGTCCCGTCGTCCAGCGACCCGAAGAATTCTTTCAAGATCAGGAACCGACCTTGCGCTTGTTGTAGACGTCGAAGCCGACCGCCGCCAGCAGCACCAGGCCCTTGATGACCTGCTGCCAGTCGCTGCCGACGCTGAGGATGGACATGCCGTTGTTGAGCACGCCCAGCACCAGACCACCGATGATCGCACCCAGGACGGTGCCGACGCCGCCGCTGGCGGACGCGCCGCCGATGAAGGCCGCGGAGATGGCCTCCAGCTCGTAGTTGATGCCGGCGCCCGGCGTGGCGGACTGCAGGCGGGCGGCGGCCACCAGGCCCGCCAGGGCCGCGAGGACGCCCATGTTGACGAAGATCAGGAAGACGACGCGCTTGTTCTTGACGCCGGACAGCTTGGCCGCGGACTGGTTGCCGCCGAGGGCGTAGACATGCCGGCCGATGACGGTGTTGCGCATCACGAAGCCGAAGACGATCAGCAGGCCCGCCAGGATGAGCAGCAGGATCGGGTAGCCCTGGTCGCTGGCCAGCGTCATCGTGAAGGCGATGATCGCCGCGCCGATGGCCACGCACTTCAGGACGAACAGCCCGAAGGGCAGGACGTCCAGGTCGTACGCGGCCTGCTGGCGGCGGCTGCGCCACTCGGAGAAGACCGTCCAGGCGATCAGGGTCGCGCCCAGCAGCAGGGTGAGGTTGTGGTAGTTGGTGTCCGGGCCGACCGTCGGCAGATAGCCGCTGGTGATCTTGGTGAAGCCCTCCGGCATGGGGGCCAGGGACTGGCCCTTCAGCAGGATCTCGGTGCCGCCGCGGAAGATCAGCATGCCGGCCAGGGTGACGATGAAGGACGGCACCCCGATGTACGCGATCCAGAAGCCCTGCCAGGCACCGGCGACCGCGCCGATGACCAGCGAGATCGCCATCGCGAGCGGCCAGGCCATGTGGTGATTGATCATCAGCACACCGGCCACGGCCCCGGTGAAGGCGGCCAGCGAACCCACCGACAGGTCGATGTGCCCGGCGATGATGACGATCATCATGCCGATGGCCAGGATGAAGACGTAGCCGTTCTGCGTGATGATGTTGGTGACGTTGGTCGGCGTGACCGTGGTGCCGTCGGTCCAGATCGCGAACAGCACGATGATCAGCGCGAGCGCGACGATCATTCCGTACTGGCGCAGATTGCCGCGCATCGCCTGGAGCAGGACATCCGTCCAGCCGCCGCCGCTGTTGCCGTCCTTGGGGTTGCCGCCCGGCGGCGTGTCCTTCGTGACGGTCGTACCCACCGGGCTGCTCATGATCCGGCCCCTACTTCCTTGCTGTTCTTGTCCATGGTCATGTGGCGCATCAGTAGTTCCTGCGTGGCGTCCTGCCGGGCGATCTCGCCGGTGAGACGGCCGGAGGACATCGTGTAGATCCGGTCGCACATCCCGAGCAGTTCGGGCAGTTCGGAGGAGATGAAGACGACTGCCTTGCCCTCGGCGGCGAGCTGGTTGATCACCGCGTAGATCTCGGACTTGGCGCCGATGTCGATGCCCCGGGTGGGCTCGTCGAGGATCAGCACATCAGGGTCGGAGAAGATCCACTTGCTGAGGACGACCTTCTGCTGGTTGCCGCCGCTGAGCTTGCCGACGCCCTCGAAGACCGTCGGCGCCTTGATGTTCATCGTCTTGCGGAAGCCCTGCGCGACCCGCGTCTCCTCGTGCTCGTTGATGACGCCGTTCTTGGCGACCTTCTCAAGAGCGGAGAGCGAGATGTTGCGGCTGATGTTGTCGATCAGATTGAGACCCAGGGCCTTGCGGTCCTCGGTCACATACGCGATGCCGTGGTCGATGGCCTCGGGCACGGTCCTGGTACGGATCTCCGCGCCGTCCTTGAAGACGGTGCCGGAGACGTCCCGCCCGTAGCTGCGGCCGAACACGCTCATCGCGAGCTCGGTGCGACCGGCGCCCATCAGGCCCGCGAGGCCGATGATCTCGCCGCGGCGTACCTCGATCGAGACCCCGTCGACGACCTTGCGGTGCTGGTCGATGGGGTGGTGGACGGTCCAGTCCTGGACCGCGAAGGCGATCTGGTCCGCGTCCTTGCCGGTGTACGCCTCGCGCTCGGGGAAGCGGTGTTCGAGGTCGCGGCCGACCATGCCGCGGATGATGCGGTCCTCGTTGACCTCACCTTCCGAGACGGAAAGGGTTTCGATGGTCTTCCCGTCGCGAATGATGGTGATGGAGTCCGCGAC is part of the Streptomyces sp. NBC_01262 genome and harbors:
- the mmsB gene encoding multiple monosaccharide ABC transporter permease, coding for MSSPVGTTVTKDTPPGGNPKDGNSGGGWTDVLLQAMRGNLRQYGMIVALALIIVLFAIWTDGTTVTPTNVTNIITQNGYVFILAIGMMIVIIAGHIDLSVGSLAAFTGAVAGVLMINHHMAWPLAMAISLVIGAVAGAWQGFWIAYIGVPSFIVTLAGMLIFRGGTEILLKGQSLAPMPEGFTKITSGYLPTVGPDTNYHNLTLLLGATLIAWTVFSEWRSRRQQAAYDLDVLPFGLFVLKCVAIGAAIIAFTMTLASDQGYPILLLILAGLLIVFGFVMRNTVIGRHVYALGGNQSAAKLSGVKNKRVVFLIFVNMGVLAALAGLVAAARLQSATPGAGINYELEAISAAFIGGASASGGVGTVLGAIIGGLVLGVLNNGMSILSVGSDWQQVIKGLVLLAAVGFDVYNKRKVGS
- the mmsA gene encoding multiple monosaccharide ABC transporter ATP-binding protein, with protein sequence MGDRALDTPVDGAKPVGKPVLEMRSITKTFPGVKALSDVTLSVAEGEIHAICGENGAGKSTLMKVLSGVYPHGSYEGEIYFQGELCEFKDIRASENRGIVIIHQELALVPYLSIAENIFLGNEHATRGVISWNETLRHAKQLLKRVGLPDQPTTRVADIGVGKQQLVEIAKALSKEVKLLILDEPTAALNDEDSRKLLDLILELKAAGISCIIISHKLNEIERVADSITIIRDGKTIETLSVSEGEVNEDRIIRGMVGRDLEHRFPEREAYTGKDADQIAFAVQDWTVHHPIDQHRKVVDGVSIEVRRGEIIGLAGLMGAGRTELAMSVFGRSYGRDVSGTVFKDGAEIRTRTVPEAIDHGIAYVTEDRKALGLNLIDNISRNISLSALEKVAKNGVINEHEETRVAQGFRKTMNIKAPTVFEGVGKLSGGNQQKVVLSKWIFSDPDVLILDEPTRGIDIGAKSEIYAVINQLAAEGKAVVFISSELPELLGMCDRIYTMSSGRLTGEIARQDATQELLMRHMTMDKNSKEVGAGS